The genomic interval CCTTGCCGCCTTCGCGCGAGAACGACTGCGCGTTCGACAGCAGATTGGAGATCACCTGGCCGAGCCGGGAGTCGTGGCCGGGCACCGAGAACTGATCGGCCGCCGCGCCGTCGAATTTCACCTCGACCAACGCGTTGTGGCCGAGCCGGGTCTCGTTGGCGACCAGCGTCAGCGTCGTCAGCAGCCGGCGCAGATCGACCTGCGCGGCATCCTGGCGCTGCAATTCGGCGTCGAGCCGGCTGGCGTCGGAAATGTCCGAGATCAGCCGGTCGAGTCGTTTGACGTCGTGTTCGATCACGCTGAGCAGTCGCGCCCGGCTGTTGTCGGTCTTGGCCAGCGGCAGCGTTTCCACCGCCGAGCGCAGCGAGGTCAGCGGGTTCTTCAATTCGTGGCTGACATCGGCGGCGAACCGCTCGATCGCCTCGATCCGGTTGTAGAGCGAGTCCGTCATGTCGCGCAGCGCGCCGGACAGATGCCCGATCTCGTCGCGGCGCTTGGTGAAATCCGGGATCTCGACGCGGGCGCGGATGCGGCGGCGGACCCGCTCGGCGGCGTCGGCGAGACGGCGTACCGGACCGGCGATGGTCGAGGCCAGCAGCACCGACAGCACGAACATCACCACGGCGGCGACGCCGAACACTTTGAGGATCGCGAGCCGCTCGGCGGTGACCATCTGGTCGATGTCGTCGCCCTGGGTCGACAGCATCAGCGAGCCGTAGATCGCGCGGAAGCGCTGCACCGGCACCGACACCGAGACGATCACTTCGCCGCGGTCGTTGATGCGCACCATGCTGCTCTTCTGGCCTTTGAGCGACTGCGCGACTTCCTGATAGCCGTTGCCGTTCTCCGGCCCGAGCTCGCGATACAGCGGCAGGTCGCCGCGATTGAACCAGGTGCGGATCGCGATCATCGCCCGTTCGACGATGCCGGGCTTCTCGGCGGTCGGCGGCGGCAGCTCGAACCGCATCACGTCGCCGCGGCCATACAGGCTGCGGCTGTCGAGGATCAGCACGCCGTCGCGATCGTAGATCCGCGCGCGGGTCTTGGTCGGCGAGATCAGCCGCCGCAGCACCGGCGCGACGCGCTCCGGATTGATCGGGAAATCCAGCACCGCATATTCGTCCGGCGGGCCGTAGCTCTCGCCGGGCTTGAGGTCGAGCAGCCGGTCGGGATCGATGGTGATGGTGTTGGTTTCGACCGTCGCCGAGGCGGCGATCGCGCCGGCGATGATTTCGGCCTGCACCAGCAGGCTCTGCGCGCGGGCGTCGATCAGTCCGGCGCGGAATTGCGACAGGTACAGAATGCTGGTCGACAGCGCGAGCAGGCCGGCGAGATTGAGCGACAGAATCCGCCGCGTCAGGCTCGAGAAGCTGAGCGTGAAGAAGAACTGACCGGTGCGGCGCACCCAGTCGAGCGGCCGCGGCCAACGGCGGCCGTGCACCGGAGTCTCGTCGCGCACCGAGGAATCATCGTCGGTGTCGCGGACATCTGGATCAGGCGAGGTGCGATCTAGCAATGGCCATCAGCCCGATGGTTACCGACACGCGCCAAGCGCGCGTCGCGGATTGTAGCGCAATGCAGCGACATCGTCAGCCGCAGCGCCGGCGACATGCCGCCCCGATCAGATTTCCTTGAAACGATAGCCGACGCCGTACAGCGTCTCGATCATCTCGAACTCGTCGTCGACCGCCTTGAACTTCTTGCGCAGCCGCTTGATGTGGCTGTCGATGGTTCGGTCGTCGACATAGACTTGGTCGTCATAGGCTGCGTCCATCAAGGCATTGCGGCTCTTCACCACGCCGGGCCGGGTCGCCAGCGCCTGCAGGATCAGGAATTCGGTGACCGTCAGGGTCACCGGCTCGTTCTTCCAGGTGCAGGTATGGCGCTCCGGGTCCATCCGCAGCGGGCCGCGGTCGAGCGCCTTGGCGTCGTTCTCCTTCGGAGCCGCCGCCGGGTCCTTCGGCGCCGAGCGCCGCAGCACGGCCTTGACGCGCTCCACCAGCAGCCGCTGCGAGAACGGCTTCCGGATGAAATCGTCGGCGCCCATCTTCAGGCCGAACAGCTCGTCGATCTCCTCGTCCTTGGAGGTGAGGAAGATCACCGGCAGGTCTGACTTCTGCCGCAGCCGGCGCAGCGTTTCCATGCCATCCATCCGCGGCATCTTGATGTCGAGGATGGCAAGGTCGGGCGGCGTGGTCCGGAAGCCGTCGAGCGCAGAGGCGCCGTCGGTGTAGGTCATGATCCGGTAGCCTTCGGCTTCCAGCGCGATCGAGACCGAAGTCAGAATGTTGCGGTCGTCGTCGACCAAAGCGATTGTAGGCATGAGGCTTCTTTCCGAAACGGCGTGGCGAGACAGCGAAACGATTCGGCGATCCGCGGTGTGAGGTGGCCCAGAAAGCACAGTCAACGAGCAATGCAAGCTGGGCTGAAATGTGGCCGGTTCCGAATTCGCGCGATCGGGCCAAGCCGGCCCTGATATATGCCGGTTTTTCGGGCTGCAAAGGGCCCAACCTGCCAATCCTTGGCAGGAACTGAACTCCAATCGACAGGTGTTCGATGCAGCCGACCCCCGATTTCAGCGCCCCCAAGCTCGCCAAATCGCTGCTGCGCCGCCGCCGCGAGGGCGCGCTGGCGACCCTGATGGAAAAGGACGGTGCGCCGTATTGCTCACTGGTCAATCTCGCCAGCCATCCCGACGGCTCGCCGCTGCTGCTGATCTCCCGCCTTGCGATCCACACCCGCAACGTCCTGGCCGACCCGCGGGTATCGCTGATGCTGGATGAGCGGAGTGCCGGCGACCCGCTCGAGGGCGCGCGGATCATGTTGGTCGGCAAGGTCGTTGCGGCGCGCCCCGACGAACTGCCGCTGTGGCGGCGGCGGTATCTCGCGGCGCATCCCGGGGCAGAGGGCTACATCGACTTCGCCGATTTCTCACTGTTCAAGATCGAGAGCTCGGGGCTGCATCTGGTGGCCGGGTTCGGCCGCATCCTCGACCTTTCGCCCGACCGTTACTTGACCGACCTGACCGGCGCAGAGGCGCTGCTCGAGGTCGAGGCTTCGGCGGTCGAGCACATCAATGCCGATCATCCAGATACAATGAAGTTGTACGCAACTCAGCTACTCGGCGTCGGCGAAGCCGACTGGCGCTGCACCGGCATCGACCCCGAAGGTCTAGATCTGCAATGTGAGCGTGCGACCCTGCGGCTCGACTTTCCATCTCGCGTGGAAAACTCTGTTGCATTGCGGGACATGCTGAAACGCATGGCTGACATTGCCCGCAAAACGGAATGACTTGAGCCAGCGCAATGTCGCTCGGCGGTAAACGAAATAATGCCGGCCGGGTTGGCAAACCCCTCGTTCGCCACTATTCAGTCGCCCCACTGGATCAGGGCGGTATATATTGACGTTACCGCGGCCAGTGATGCGCGTTGGCGGCAATCGCGCGATCGAGACAACGCGGATTCGAGGAGGATCTATTCGTGCAAGAGACGGGCGTGCATAACGGTGCTTACGGCACCGACAAATTCGGCCTCAAAAATCTCAAAGGCGTGTACTGGAACTTCGGTGCACCTCAGCTCTATGAGCACGCCCTGAAGAACAGCGAAGCGGTGTTGTCGTCGGATGGCGCGCTTGTCGCGGACACCGGCGTGTTCACCGGTCGCAGCCCGAAGGACAAGTTCACGGTGCGCGACGCCACCACCGAAAACACCATGTGGTGGGGTGGTAATCAGTCGATCACTGCCGAGCAGTTCGAGACGCTGTATCAGGACTTCCTCAAGCACGCCGAAGGCATGACCCTGTTCGCGCAGGACCTGTACGGCGGCGCCGATCCGACCTTCCGCATCAAGACCCGCGTTTACACCGAGCTCGCCTGGCACTCGCTGTTCATCCGCACGCTGCTGCGCCGTCCCGAGCGCGCCGAGCTGGAGAACTTCGTTCCCGAGCTGACGCTGATCGATTTGCCGAGCTTCCGCGCTGATCCGAAGCGCCATGGCTGCCGCTCCGAAAACGTCGTCGCGATCGACTTCGCCCGTAAGATCGTGCTGATCGGCGGCACTCAGTACGCCGGTGAAATGAAGAAGAGCGTGTTCACCACGCTGAACTACTACCTGCCCGAGAAGGGCGTGCTGCCGATGCACTGCTCGGCCAACGTCGGCCCGAACGGCGACACCGCGATCTTCTTCGGCCTGTCCGGCACCGGCAAGACCACCCTGTCGGCCGATCCGAACCGCACGCTGATCGGCGACGACGAGCACGGCTGGGGCAAGGACGGCGTCTTCAACTTCGAAGGCGGCTGCTACGCCAAGTGCATCAAGCTGTCGGCCGAGAACGAGCCGGAAATCTACGCCGCCTCGACCCGCTTCGGCGCCGTGCTCGAGAACGTCGTGCTCGGCGACATCGACCGCAAGCCGGACTTCGACGACGGCTCCAAGACCGAGAACACCCGCTCGGCCTATCCGCTCGAGTCGATCCCGAATGCGTCGCTGACCGGCCGCGCCGGCCAGCCGAAGAACGTGGTGATGCTCGCTGCCGACGCGTTCGGCGTGATGCCGCCGATCGCCAAGCTGACCCCGGCGCAGGCGATGTATCACTTCCTGTCGGGCTACACCGCCAAGGTGGCCGGCACCGAGCGTGGCGTCACCGAGCCGACCCCGGAATTCTCGACCTGCTTCGGCTCGCCGTTCCTGCCGCGCGATCCGTCGGTGTACGGCAACATGCTGCGCGAGCTGATCGCCAAGCACAATGTCGACTGCTGGCTGGTCAACACCGGCTGGACCGGCGGCATCTACGGCACCGGCCACCGCATGCCGATCAAGGTGACCCGCGCGCTGCTGACCGCGGCGCTCGACGGCTCCTTGCGCAACGTCGAATTCCGCACCGATCCTTACTTCGGCTTCGCGGTCCCGACCGCGCTGCCGGGCGTGCCGAGCGAAATCCTCGACCCGGTGAAGACCTGGGCCGACAAGGCGGCGTTCGACACCACCGCCCGCAAGCTGGTCGGCATGTTCCAGAAGAACTTCGCCAAGTTCGAAGCGCAGGTCGACGCCGAAGTCCGCGCCGCCGCGCCGGACGTCAAGATGGCCGCCGAATAAGCGCGCCGGCGATCGATTGAATACGAAGGGCGGCCCGCAAGGCCGCCCTTTTTCTTGGCCGTGTGCCGGACACCCGGCAACGACGATTACTTCAGCGACGCGGTCTTGCCGGTGGCGATGGTCGTCACCGCGCCGTCTTCGAGGCTGATCCGATAGACCTCGCGCAGCACGTTGCCGGCAAAGCCGAGCTCGACGATCGACACGGTTTTGAAGGTGGCGTCGATGCCGTCCGGCAGGATCTGGTTGAACTCCTTGGCGGCCTGATTCATCTGCGCCTGCAGCTCCGGCGTGAACTTGGCCATGCTGTAAACCAGCGTGGTGTGCGGATTGTGCGAGCGCAGCTCCTTGCCGTCCTTGACGACGTTGACGCCGCTGACGCCGACGGTGCGGACCAGATCCTTGGCGGCGTCGCCCATCGCCGCATAGACCGGGCCGGTGCAGCGCGGCAGCGGGCCGTCGCGCAGCGGAGTCAGCGCCGCGGTCGCGGTGGTGTTGAACGCCATCATGTCGTCGAAGCTCTTGCCTTCCTTGACAACACCGAGGTCGAACCACCACGGACGGCCGGCGCCTTTGGCGGCTTCGGTGGTGTAGAACGTCTTCAGCTTGACGGTGAGCACCGGCGGCAGCTTCGGCATCGCCGCCAGCATCTTCTCCGGCGTCGCCGGATCGGCGCTGTGGACGTGCACCACGGTGACGTGCGGGATGTTGAACATCTGCGCTTCGGTGTCGAGCTTGGCGTTCAGCAGCTTTTCTTTCAGCGGGCCGCGGATGGTGTTGTCGAGCACGTCGTTGACGTTCTGCGGCAGCGTGTAGACCAGGCCGAAAGTGCGAGCGTGATCGCGGAATTCGGATTTCGACAGCGCGCTGTTGTCGATCGTGCCATCGGCGGCAGCGGCGACGCCGGCGGAGACCGCCACGGCGATGAGCGCGGAAGTAATCGAAGTCAGCAAGGTGTTGCGCATGAGTTGGCCCTTGGTGGGAACTGAACGGAGGCGATGCGATCGCGCAGGCGCGGTCCGGATCGGGCGCGACGTGCGATCCGCATCAGGCGGTCGATGACGAGACATCGACTGCGAATTACCGATGCTGCATGACAGTGCTGTTGCAGACGCCCCGCCGCGGCCTGAGGCGCACTGTCGCAGATCGGCGCGACGGCGCCCGCCCGATCGTCGCGTTGGATGACAAAGTGGCCGCAACACCGCCTCGTTTCGTCCTGATACATATCGCGCAAATCTTTGCGTAGCAGGTGATGAATGATCGATCGGCGTGAATTGATGAAGGCGGCGACGGGGCTTGCCGGCTTAGGCCTGTTCGGCAGTTCCGCCGCGCTGGCAGCCGACGCACTCGCCGATACGTGCGCGCGGCTCGAAGCCGGCAGCAGCGGCCGGCTCGGTGTCGGCGTGCTCGATACCGCCAGCGGCCGCATGATCGGTCATCGTCTCGACGAGCGGTTTCCGATGTGCAGCACCTTCAAGGCGCTCGCCGCCGGTCTGGTGCTGGCGCGGGTCGACCGCAGGCAGGACAACCTCGATCGCCGGGTCAACTACACCAAGTCGGATCTCGTCACCTATTCGCCGGCGACCGAGAAACACGTCGAGGGCGGCATGACGATTGCCGAGCTGTGCGAGGCCGCGGTCACGCTGAGCGACAACACCGCCGGCAATCTGTTGCTGGCGAGCTTCGGCGGGCCGGCCGGGCTCACGGCGTTCGCGCGATCACTCGGCGACGAGACCACGCGGCTCGATCGCATCGAAACGGAACTTAACGAAGCCCTGCCCGGCGATCCGCGCGACACGACCTCGCCGCGTGCGATGGCGCAGACTCTGCGCGCGCTCACGCTGGCCGATGCCCTATCGGCGACGTCGCGCGCGCAACTGATTGCTTGGCTGAAGGCCAACACCACCGGCGGCACCCGCCTGCGGGCCGGCGTGCCGTCCGGCTGGGTCGTGGCGGACAAGACCGGCACCGGAGACCACGGCACTGCCAACGACGTCGCCGTGCTCTGGCCGCCGCAGCGTGCGCCGCTGATCGTCACGGTGTATCTCACCGGCGCGGCGGTGGCGCGCGATCAGCAGAACAAGATCATTGCGGATGTCGGCGCCGCGGTGGCGGACGCCATGCGCGGCTGAGCCGCGCGAGGGCGCGGACGAGCCCGGCCATGACGGCAACTGATGAAAATGACGCGCTCGAAACAGCCGCCGAGGGGCAGCCGCGAGCGCGATGCCTCAGCTTCGCTTGGCCGTGCCGGTGACGAGCTGGGTCTGGCCGGTGGCCGGATCGGTGACGACGTTGCGGATCGAGGCGGTGTCGTTCTTGCCGAGCGCGAACTTGGTATCGCCGATCCGGAACGAGCCGTCCTTGATCAGCACGCTCTGATACTTCACCGTGCCTTCGCTTTGATACTTCACCTGCGCGCGGAAGCCCTGCACGTCGGAGACGGTGATCGAGAACTTCTTGGTGTTCGAATAGGTGCCGGTCCAGGTGCCGTTGTAGAGCGCCGGATCGACATTGACGTATTTGGTCTTCGACGGCGTCTGCAGCGCCGCGGACGTATAACCC from Rhodopseudomonas palustris carries:
- a CDS encoding sensor histidine kinase, whose product is MLDRTSPDPDVRDTDDDSSVRDETPVHGRRWPRPLDWVRRTGQFFFTLSFSSLTRRILSLNLAGLLALSTSILYLSQFRAGLIDARAQSLLVQAEIIAGAIAASATVETNTITIDPDRLLDLKPGESYGPPDEYAVLDFPINPERVAPVLRRLISPTKTRARIYDRDGVLILDSRSLYGRGDVMRFELPPPTAEKPGIVERAMIAIRTWFNRGDLPLYRELGPENGNGYQEVAQSLKGQKSSMVRINDRGEVIVSVSVPVQRFRAIYGSLMLSTQGDDIDQMVTAERLAILKVFGVAAVVMFVLSVLLASTIAGPVRRLADAAERVRRRIRARVEIPDFTKRRDEIGHLSGALRDMTDSLYNRIEAIERFAADVSHELKNPLTSLRSAVETLPLAKTDNSRARLLSVIEHDVKRLDRLISDISDASRLDAELQRQDAAQVDLRRLLTTLTLVANETRLGHNALVEVKFDGAAADQFSVPGHDSRLGQVISNLLSNAQSFSREGGKVRILCRRRKTEIEIIVEDEGPGIRDDAFEKIFERFYTDRPHQGFGQNSGLGLSISKQIVEAHGGKIWAENRVGPRGEDGEPTIAGARFIVRLPAT
- a CDS encoding response regulator transcription factor — translated: MPTIALVDDDRNILTSVSIALEAEGYRIMTYTDGASALDGFRTTPPDLAILDIKMPRMDGMETLRRLRQKSDLPVIFLTSKDEEIDELFGLKMGADDFIRKPFSQRLLVERVKAVLRRSAPKDPAAAPKENDAKALDRGPLRMDPERHTCTWKNEPVTLTVTEFLILQALATRPGVVKSRNALMDAAYDDQVYVDDRTIDSHIKRLRKKFKAVDDEFEMIETLYGVGYRFKEI
- a CDS encoding HugZ family protein, whose protein sequence is MQPTPDFSAPKLAKSLLRRRREGALATLMEKDGAPYCSLVNLASHPDGSPLLLISRLAIHTRNVLADPRVSLMLDERSAGDPLEGARIMLVGKVVAARPDELPLWRRRYLAAHPGAEGYIDFADFSLFKIESSGLHLVAGFGRILDLSPDRYLTDLTGAEALLEVEASAVEHINADHPDTMKLYATQLLGVGEADWRCTGIDPEGLDLQCERATLRLDFPSRVENSVALRDMLKRMADIARKTE
- a CDS encoding phosphoenolpyruvate carboxykinase; its protein translation is MQETGVHNGAYGTDKFGLKNLKGVYWNFGAPQLYEHALKNSEAVLSSDGALVADTGVFTGRSPKDKFTVRDATTENTMWWGGNQSITAEQFETLYQDFLKHAEGMTLFAQDLYGGADPTFRIKTRVYTELAWHSLFIRTLLRRPERAELENFVPELTLIDLPSFRADPKRHGCRSENVVAIDFARKIVLIGGTQYAGEMKKSVFTTLNYYLPEKGVLPMHCSANVGPNGDTAIFFGLSGTGKTTLSADPNRTLIGDDEHGWGKDGVFNFEGGCYAKCIKLSAENEPEIYAASTRFGAVLENVVLGDIDRKPDFDDGSKTENTRSAYPLESIPNASLTGRAGQPKNVVMLAADAFGVMPPIAKLTPAQAMYHFLSGYTAKVAGTERGVTEPTPEFSTCFGSPFLPRDPSVYGNMLRELIAKHNVDCWLVNTGWTGGIYGTGHRMPIKVTRALLTAALDGSLRNVEFRTDPYFGFAVPTALPGVPSEILDPVKTWADKAAFDTTARKLVGMFQKNFAKFEAQVDAEVRAAAPDVKMAAE
- the bla gene encoding class A beta-lactamase; translation: MIDRRELMKAATGLAGLGLFGSSAALAADALADTCARLEAGSSGRLGVGVLDTASGRMIGHRLDERFPMCSTFKALAAGLVLARVDRRQDNLDRRVNYTKSDLVTYSPATEKHVEGGMTIAELCEAAVTLSDNTAGNLLLASFGGPAGLTAFARSLGDETTRLDRIETELNEALPGDPRDTTSPRAMAQTLRALTLADALSATSRAQLIAWLKANTTGGTRLRAGVPSGWVVADKTGTGDHGTANDVAVLWPPQRAPLIVTVYLTGAAVARDQQNKIIADVGAAVADAMRG